One genomic window of Mycolicibacterium neoaurum includes the following:
- a CDS encoding FadR/GntR family transcriptional regulator — MPLASTRRTGLVDQAIEQLRSSVATGEWPVNAKIPTEPELAQSLGVGRNTVREAVRALAHSGIFEVRQGDGTYVRATSEVSGALHRLCGTELRDVLQVRRCLEVEAARLAATARTAEDLDTLWQLWEQTEQLRGEDRYEEFARADADLHFAIVRSAHNAVLTELYRGLTEVVLASVVTSTGNLGESPQHRGLIQAIADSDEALASREAGGFLDELLDRLPEQ; from the coding sequence GTGCCGCTGGCATCGACGCGCCGGACGGGTCTGGTCGACCAGGCCATCGAGCAGCTGCGCAGCTCAGTGGCCACCGGCGAGTGGCCGGTGAACGCGAAGATCCCTACTGAGCCGGAGCTTGCACAGTCCCTCGGAGTGGGACGCAACACCGTCCGGGAAGCCGTCCGTGCCCTTGCTCACAGTGGAATCTTCGAGGTCCGCCAGGGTGACGGCACCTACGTGCGGGCCACCAGCGAGGTCTCCGGAGCCCTGCACAGGTTGTGCGGTACGGAACTGCGCGACGTGCTCCAGGTGCGGCGATGCCTGGAGGTGGAGGCTGCCCGGCTGGCCGCCACCGCGCGCACGGCCGAGGATCTGGACACGTTGTGGCAGCTGTGGGAGCAAACCGAGCAGCTGCGCGGCGAAGACCGGTACGAGGAGTTCGCCCGTGCGGATGCCGACCTGCACTTCGCGATCGTGCGCAGCGCGCATAACGCGGTGCTGACCGAGCTGTACCGCGGGCTGACCGAAGTCGTCCTGGCAAGTGTGGTCACCAGTACCGGGAATCTCGGCGAGAGCCCACAGCATCGCGGGCTGATCCAGGCCATCGCCGACAGCGACGAGGCACTGGCGAGCAGGGAGGCCGGCGGCTTTCTCGACGAGTTACTCGACCGGCTCCCGGAGCAGTAG
- the yaaA gene encoding peroxide stress protein YaaA — protein sequence MIVLLPPSETKRAGGDGPALRLHELSFPTLNGVRAELIDEVGALASDIPAARRALGVTAAQDGEIARNAELTTAPTIAAIERYTGVLYDALDIDSLRGAAAARARARLAVGSALFGLVRADDPVPAYRLSAGSKLPDRPTLAARWRPVLEPLLAEIAEDDLVVDLRSGSYVGLGRRPGAVRVDVLAEREDGHRSVVSHFNKAHKGRLARALAASRAEPDDAAKVAGIARRAGMRVERDGNDLTIVVPA from the coding sequence GTGATCGTGCTGCTTCCCCCTTCGGAGACCAAACGCGCCGGTGGCGACGGCCCCGCCCTGCGGTTGCACGAGCTGAGCTTTCCCACCCTCAACGGTGTGCGCGCCGAGCTGATCGACGAGGTGGGCGCATTGGCCTCCGACATCCCTGCCGCTCGTCGGGCGCTCGGTGTGACCGCCGCCCAGGATGGGGAGATCGCCCGGAATGCCGAGCTGACGACCGCTCCGACCATCGCGGCGATCGAGCGCTACACCGGGGTGCTCTACGACGCACTCGACATCGATTCGTTGCGCGGCGCCGCTGCGGCGCGGGCGCGCGCCCGGCTGGCGGTCGGGTCCGCGCTGTTCGGACTGGTGCGCGCCGACGACCCGGTTCCGGCCTACCGACTTTCGGCAGGTTCGAAGCTTCCCGATCGCCCCACACTGGCCGCGCGGTGGCGTCCGGTGTTGGAACCGCTACTGGCCGAGATCGCCGAAGACGATCTCGTCGTCGATCTGCGTTCGGGGTCCTATGTGGGGCTTGGACGACGCCCTGGGGCCGTGCGGGTGGACGTCCTCGCCGAGCGAGAGGACGGGCATCGTTCGGTGGTAAGCCATTTCAACAAGGCGCACAAGGGCAGGCTCGCCAGGGCACTGGCCGCGAGCCGTGCAGAACCGGACGATGCCGCCAAGGTCGCCGGCATCGCGCGCCGGGCCGGGATGCGTGTCGAACGCGACGGCAACGACCTGACGATCGTCGTGCCTGCCTGA
- a CDS encoding alpha/beta hydrolase family protein — protein sequence MTQPTRLRRWARRCVSTVLATAIASSLIGIPDAAAFSRPGLPVEQLDIPSASMGRNIRVEFQGGGPHAVYLLDGLRAQDDFSGWDINTAAFEWYHDSGLSIVMPVGGQSSFYSDWYQPATGNNGTLTYKWETFLTQELPGWLAANRGISPVGNAVVGLSMSGGSALTLAVWHPTKFIFAASLSGFVNPSLGLWPTLIGLAMRDAGGYNATAMWGQTNDPAWRRNDPMVNVATLAANRTAIWIYCGDGTPSDLDTGGDFGGMFSAQFLENITLNTNKTFQQRYLAAGGRNGVFNFPKDGTHSWGYWGSQLQAMKPDLQRVLGVIPPAPPAPAPVPGGLPPGLPPAVAPAVDAGQPAAAVGSPVPPLAAAPRVAAPIAPPAAIPAAIPAAVPRAALPSS from the coding sequence ATGACGCAACCGACAAGGCTGCGGCGCTGGGCGCGTCGTTGCGTGTCCACAGTCCTGGCCACCGCCATCGCAAGCTCGCTGATCGGCATTCCCGACGCCGCCGCGTTCTCCCGACCGGGGCTACCGGTCGAACAACTCGACATCCCGTCGGCATCGATGGGACGCAACATCCGTGTCGAGTTCCAGGGCGGCGGACCCCATGCGGTGTATCTCCTCGACGGCCTGCGGGCCCAGGATGATTTCAGCGGCTGGGATATCAACACCGCGGCATTCGAGTGGTATCACGACTCCGGCCTGTCCATCGTGATGCCCGTTGGCGGCCAGTCGAGCTTCTACAGCGACTGGTATCAGCCGGCAACGGGTAACAACGGCACTCTCACCTACAAGTGGGAGACCTTCCTGACCCAGGAGTTGCCGGGCTGGCTGGCCGCAAACCGCGGAATCAGCCCGGTCGGTAATGCCGTTGTGGGGCTGTCGATGTCGGGTGGCTCCGCGCTGACACTCGCCGTCTGGCACCCCACCAAGTTCATCTTCGCCGCCTCGCTCTCCGGCTTCGTCAACCCGTCGCTGGGCCTCTGGCCGACCCTGATCGGCCTGGCGATGCGCGATGCCGGCGGATACAACGCCACCGCCATGTGGGGGCAAACCAACGACCCGGCATGGCGGCGCAACGACCCGATGGTCAACGTGGCGACACTGGCCGCCAACCGCACCGCGATCTGGATCTACTGCGGGGACGGCACGCCCTCAGACCTCGACACCGGCGGTGATTTCGGAGGCATGTTCAGCGCACAGTTCCTGGAGAACATCACCCTGAACACGAACAAGACCTTCCAGCAGCGCTATCTGGCCGCAGGAGGGCGAAACGGCGTCTTCAATTTCCCGAAGGACGGCACGCACAGCTGGGGCTACTGGGGATCCCAGCTCCAGGCGATGAAGCCGGATCTGCAACGCGTATTGGGAGTCATCCCGCCCGCCCCGCCGGCACCCGCACCGGTGCCCGGTGGTCTTCCACCGGGCCTTCCACCGGCCGTCGCTCCGGCCGTGGATGCGGGACAACCGGCCGCGGCAGTGGGCTCACCCGTCCCGCCGTTGGCCGCCGCACCCCGCGTCGCCGCACCCATCGCACCGCCCGCTGCGATTCCGGCGGCTATCCCGGCGGCGGTACCGAGGGCCGCACTTCCGTCCTCCTGA
- a CDS encoding GNAT family N-acetyltransferase, translating to MTDLDRAAARRDITDALLKALDRRHEVLDIIVDSDDRDAAVAAIAELLGTTHAGSEAVFGLSFDKLTKDSRRSIAAELEDLNSQLTFTLNDRPASGSESLVLRTFSGTEDRDIFGARLEDMHTAGDGRGGPAGSLDDEIDAALGRVDAEEAAWFVALEGDRKVGMVLGELIDHEVEVRVWIHPECRKKGYATAALRKCRSEMAIYFPAVPVVVRAPGVPAP from the coding sequence ATGACCGATCTGGATCGTGCTGCCGCCCGTCGTGATATCACCGATGCCTTGCTCAAGGCTCTCGACCGCAGGCACGAGGTGCTCGACATCATCGTCGACTCCGATGACCGTGATGCCGCCGTCGCGGCGATCGCCGAGCTGCTCGGCACCACGCATGCGGGCAGTGAGGCGGTGTTCGGGCTGTCCTTCGACAAGCTGACCAAGGATTCGCGCCGCAGCATCGCGGCCGAGTTGGAGGATCTCAACAGCCAGCTGACCTTCACCCTCAACGACCGCCCCGCTTCAGGATCCGAGAGTCTGGTGCTGCGCACCTTCTCCGGCACCGAGGACCGCGATATCTTCGGTGCCCGCCTCGAAGACATGCACACCGCCGGCGACGGTAGGGGCGGTCCCGCGGGCAGCCTTGACGATGAGATCGACGCCGCGCTCGGCAGGGTCGACGCCGAAGAGGCGGCCTGGTTCGTCGCGCTGGAGGGGGATCGCAAGGTCGGCATGGTGCTCGGCGAGTTGATCGACCACGAAGTCGAGGTGCGCGTCTGGATCCATCCGGAATGTCGCAAGAAGGGCTATGCGACCGCCGCGCTGCGCAAGTGCCGATCGGAGATGGCGATCTACTTCCCCGCCGTTCCGGTGGTGGTGCGTGCCCCCGGCGTGCCTGCCCCCTGA
- a CDS encoding TetR/AcrR family transcriptional regulator, with product MSAEGGGPGVAEPRSIDRIRHAALASFAAQGAAATTLRGVAAAAGVSLGLVQHHFATKAGLIKAVDEYVIDVVITPMAQPIDERTSDSISEVGRRVNRILAEHPDVAAYLGRALVDGSALGHVVFDRLFEVGVARWQARADSGEARPDIDVVWAATNALVLALGAVSLRPHIERHLPEPFTAPSQLDRWQTSVDTLLREGLFPPPEQS from the coding sequence GTGAGCGCAGAGGGCGGCGGACCGGGCGTGGCAGAACCGCGCAGTATCGACAGAATTCGCCATGCGGCGCTGGCGAGCTTCGCCGCGCAGGGGGCTGCCGCGACGACGCTGCGCGGCGTGGCCGCGGCCGCGGGGGTGTCCCTGGGGTTGGTGCAGCATCACTTCGCGACGAAAGCCGGGCTGATCAAGGCCGTCGACGAGTACGTCATCGACGTGGTGATCACGCCGATGGCCCAGCCGATCGACGAGCGAACCTCCGATTCGATCTCCGAGGTGGGTCGCCGGGTGAATCGGATACTTGCCGAGCACCCGGACGTGGCGGCCTATCTCGGCCGCGCATTGGTCGACGGCAGTGCGCTGGGGCACGTGGTCTTCGACCGCCTCTTCGAGGTCGGCGTCGCACGCTGGCAGGCACGTGCCGACAGCGGCGAGGCGCGCCCCGATATCGACGTGGTGTGGGCGGCGACGAATGCGCTGGTGCTCGCCCTGGGGGCGGTGAGTCTGCGACCGCATATCGAGCGTCATCTGCCCGAACCGTTCACCGCCCCATCCCAACTCGACCGTTGGCAGACCTCGGTGGACACGCTGTTGCGGGAGGGTCTGTTCCCGCCCCCCGAGCAGAGCTGA
- a CDS encoding WhiB family transcriptional regulator: protein MHPITAAEGMWTAPCTQDPDRWTTTADEGAKALCRACPRRWQCAKEACVTPGAEGLWAGIVLPPAGRSRQFALKQLRSLAERNGVSVRRRSS from the coding sequence ATGCATCCGATAACGGCAGCCGAGGGGATGTGGACGGCACCGTGCACGCAAGATCCCGACCGTTGGACGACGACCGCCGACGAGGGAGCCAAAGCGCTGTGCCGCGCCTGTCCACGGCGCTGGCAGTGCGCGAAGGAGGCCTGCGTGACACCGGGCGCCGAGGGACTGTGGGCCGGGATCGTGCTTCCGCCCGCCGGTCGCAGTCGGCAGTTCGCCCTCAAACAACTGCGCTCGCTCGCTGAACGCAATGGAGTGTCCGTGCGGCGCCGATCGAGCTGA
- a CDS encoding alpha/beta hydrolase, with product MVPPIERPKLEGNVAVSADRQLGFAEFGDPHGRAIFWLHGTPGARRQIPAEARAYAELEKIRLIGVDRPGIGASTPHQYPNVLAFAADLGTIADTLGIDEFAVVGLSGGGPYTLAAAAAMSDRVVAAGVLGGVAPYVGPDGITSPLMNLGSTVAPVLHLAGAPIRLAAATVIKIVAPIGSPALDLYARVSPEGDRKLLGRPEFKAMFLDDLLNGSRKQLAAPFYDIVDFVRDWGFRLDEVKVPVRWWHGDKDHIVPFAHGAHAVSRLPDAEMTVLSGESHLGGLGRAEEILRTMLDIWDRERPNSR from the coding sequence ATGGTTCCACCCATCGAACGCCCCAAACTGGAGGGCAATGTGGCGGTCAGCGCAGACCGCCAACTCGGATTCGCCGAGTTCGGTGACCCACACGGCCGGGCGATCTTCTGGTTGCACGGCACGCCCGGGGCACGACGCCAGATACCTGCCGAGGCTCGGGCGTATGCCGAACTGGAGAAAATCCGGTTGATCGGGGTCGACCGGCCCGGCATCGGCGCCTCGACACCACACCAATACCCGAACGTGCTGGCCTTTGCCGCAGATCTGGGCACGATCGCCGATACCCTCGGCATCGACGAGTTCGCGGTCGTCGGACTGTCCGGTGGCGGACCGTACACGCTGGCCGCCGCCGCGGCCATGTCCGATCGGGTGGTCGCGGCCGGTGTGCTCGGTGGCGTGGCGCCCTACGTCGGACCCGATGGCATCACCAGCCCTCTGATGAACCTGGGCTCGACGGTGGCTCCCGTCCTGCACCTCGCCGGGGCGCCCATCCGGTTGGCTGCGGCGACGGTGATCAAGATCGTCGCGCCGATCGGCTCACCGGCGCTGGACCTCTACGCACGCGTCTCCCCCGAGGGCGACCGCAAGTTGCTCGGCCGCCCGGAGTTCAAGGCCATGTTCCTCGACGATCTGCTCAACGGCAGCCGCAAACAGTTGGCGGCACCGTTCTACGACATCGTCGACTTCGTCAGAGACTGGGGCTTCCGGCTCGACGAGGTAAAAGTGCCGGTGCGCTGGTGGCACGGCGACAAGGATCACATCGTCCCCTTTGCCCACGGCGCGCATGCGGTGTCGCGGCTCCCCGATGCCGAGATGACGGTGCTGTCCGGGGAAAGCCATCTCGGGGGGCTCGGTCGCGCCGAAGAGATCCTCCGTACGATGTTGGACATCTGGGATCGCGAGAGGCCCAACTCTCGCTGA
- a CDS encoding LLM class F420-dependent oxidoreductase, giving the protein MDLSGTGIWSSHLRYGDAGQAAEAVAELEQLGYPAVWIPDVGGPVLESVENLLAATTSITVATGILNLWMHAPAEVAAAHARLQAAHGRRFLLGIGVSHAPLIDSKSPGTYRKPLAATAAFLDGLDNAEQPVAPEDRVLAALGPKMLTLAADRSRGAHPYLVTPEHTATAREVLGTGPLLLPEQTAVLSDDAAAARGIARDWVRNYLAMPNYANNLLRSGFTEDDVHNVSDRLVDAIVVSGDEEAILARVNEHKAAGADHVCVQILDADPSAMPMAQWRRLAPVLN; this is encoded by the coding sequence GTGGATCTTTCGGGCACCGGCATCTGGAGCTCACACCTACGCTACGGTGACGCCGGGCAGGCCGCCGAGGCGGTGGCCGAGCTGGAGCAGCTGGGTTATCCGGCGGTCTGGATCCCGGATGTGGGCGGGCCGGTGCTCGAATCGGTGGAGAACCTGCTGGCGGCGACCACGAGCATCACCGTGGCCACCGGCATCCTGAACCTCTGGATGCATGCCCCGGCGGAAGTGGCTGCCGCACACGCGCGACTGCAGGCAGCCCACGGCCGGCGGTTCCTGCTGGGCATCGGTGTCAGCCATGCCCCGCTGATCGACTCGAAATCCCCCGGGACCTACCGCAAGCCACTGGCAGCGACCGCGGCCTTCTTGGACGGTCTCGACAACGCCGAGCAGCCGGTGGCCCCCGAAGATCGCGTGCTGGCCGCGCTGGGTCCGAAGATGCTGACCCTTGCCGCCGATCGCTCCCGTGGCGCCCACCCCTACCTGGTGACCCCGGAGCACACCGCGACAGCGCGTGAGGTCCTCGGAACCGGGCCCCTGCTACTGCCGGAGCAGACCGCGGTGCTCAGCGACGACGCAGCTGCCGCCCGCGGTATCGCCCGTGACTGGGTGCGAAATTACCTGGCGATGCCCAACTACGCGAACAACCTGCTGCGGTCCGGATTCACCGAGGACGATGTCCACAATGTGAGCGACCGGCTGGTCGACGCCATCGTGGTATCCGGTGACGAGGAGGCGATCCTGGCGCGGGTCAACGAGCACAAAGCCGCTGGTGCCGATCATGTGTGCGTGCAGATCCTCGACGCCGACCCGTCGGCAATGCCGATGGCGCAGTGGCGCAGGCTGGCACCGGTTCTGAACTGA
- a CDS encoding competence/damage-inducible protein A, with product MSVRAGIVITGTEVLTGRVRDLNGPWLADRLLELGVELAHITQCGDRAEDLTAQLVFLAGQHVDLIITSGGLGPTADDLTVATVAGFYGRDLVLDDELEQRIAAILRRLGASRPGVDFDAVMAANRKQAMVPVGALILEPVGTAPGVVLHSEHLPTVVVLPGPPRELQPMWSTAVATDAVQQAIAGRTRYLQQTVRMFGLPESGLAETLREAQSRVAGFDDLEITTCLRRGELEIVTRYEPEAADSYTALVDLLRDRYPRELFSEDGSLIDDQIAGLLAGRTIATAESCTAGLLAARLADRAGSSAYLTGGVVSYSNEAKIELLGVDEALIAQHGAVSEPVARAMADGALARFGVDTAVGITGIAGPGGGSELKPVGTVCFGLALAGRDTVARTLHLPGDRSDVRERSTTVAMHLLREHLGGTTLS from the coding sequence ATGAGCGTGCGCGCCGGGATCGTGATCACCGGGACCGAAGTGCTGACCGGTCGGGTCCGTGATCTCAACGGTCCGTGGTTGGCCGACCGGCTGCTGGAGTTGGGTGTCGAGCTGGCGCACATCACGCAATGTGGTGACCGCGCCGAGGATCTCACCGCACAGCTGGTGTTCTTGGCGGGTCAGCATGTCGATCTCATCATCACCAGCGGTGGGCTCGGCCCGACCGCCGATGATCTGACGGTCGCGACCGTCGCCGGGTTCTACGGGCGCGATCTCGTCCTGGACGACGAGCTGGAACAACGCATCGCGGCCATCTTGCGCCGGCTCGGCGCGAGCAGACCTGGTGTGGATTTCGACGCCGTGATGGCGGCCAATCGCAAACAGGCGATGGTTCCGGTGGGTGCCCTGATCCTCGAGCCGGTCGGCACCGCCCCCGGTGTCGTCCTGCATTCCGAGCATCTGCCCACCGTGGTGGTGCTGCCCGGCCCGCCGCGGGAGTTGCAGCCGATGTGGTCGACCGCGGTCGCCACCGACGCTGTCCAGCAGGCGATAGCCGGACGCACCCGGTACTTACAGCAGACGGTGCGGATGTTCGGGCTGCCCGAGTCCGGGCTGGCAGAAACCCTGCGCGAGGCCCAGTCCCGGGTTGCCGGATTCGACGACCTGGAGATCACCACCTGCCTGCGGCGCGGGGAGTTGGAGATCGTCACCCGGTATGAGCCCGAGGCCGCCGACAGCTACACCGCGCTCGTCGATCTGCTGCGCGACCGCTATCCACGAGAGCTGTTCTCCGAGGACGGTTCCCTGATCGACGATCAGATCGCCGGATTGCTTGCCGGACGGACCATCGCCACCGCGGAATCGTGCACGGCCGGGCTGCTGGCGGCCCGACTGGCCGACCGAGCCGGTTCGTCTGCCTATCTCACAGGCGGGGTGGTGTCCTACTCCAACGAGGCCAAGATCGAGCTGCTCGGCGTCGACGAGGCCCTGATCGCCCAGCACGGCGCGGTGTCCGAACCGGTCGCTCGGGCGATGGCCGACGGTGCGCTCGCCAGGTTCGGCGTCGACACGGCGGTGGGCATCACCGGGATCGCCGGCCCCGGCGGGGGATCGGAGCTGAAACCGGTGGGCACGGTGTGCTTCGGGTTGGCCCTGGCCGGTCGCGACACCGTGGCGCGGACGCTGCACTTGCCGGGAGACCGCAGCGATGTCCGCGAACGGTCGACCACCGTCGCGATGCATCTACTGCGCGAGCACCTGGGGGGCACCACGCTGTCGTGA